The proteins below come from a single Drosophila teissieri strain GT53w chromosome 3L, Prin_Dtei_1.1, whole genome shotgun sequence genomic window:
- the LOC122616579 gene encoding large proline-rich protein bag6-A isoform X10, which translates to MLINLKVKTLDARTHEFSIDNELTIRQFKDQIAEKTNIAAENQRIIYQGRVLADDKQVKEYDVDGKVLHVAERPPFSQRGANARNNDEPMRTFRNVARPPPPGMRTSPYFRALDGMLVGTMAIPVNNGPVAGQTRPPPNRYPNSSSFCINRITVALHMIDCADNIAAYLENPAVGLNNQSLDILQRGRWSMESTVVEVGVSSTDLPRNNNIIDMVQDAVTAALSRTGARNYTVVQLPTVYTNENGETSQQRAGEAGTSEGAASGAASNASGETTAATVIIEDVIETDDEAADGASDRSVTPTPEPEAEGAVGGQPATAAETPTSSAGSANDAAAEGGNNSGPRRRTRPQVLAQVIQHYRGVQTRLAPFVDRYYEILQNDPTFEESDTAGRENAQRIFDRVSEAFHYLSHAQHAISDLMLDLSQPGPRVLTCRPILVEQSGYIRSNNIFTPNFLAPASGLLNEPFRNRAPGTASAAGTQTPTTAGTPTAVAPPQAANLQAATDASRSAAAMAEIASRAAGAAAEMAAGAASAAAAAARDLSSDQVEDPVDEPMVAPNAAGAATSAQQQQRLEMDHDQDQNQSETPERENRPEPRLRVYVPVTLPPRNTQMEMARIIQAMVNGQRPNDVHVEFNAPNVMSINLPVHVMTTVRQAPAPGSSETAEPSASEFSPESAPATGNAESPNAASTSSGTRSGDQRANTLPTTSTQTRSTSRPQIQIGGNNNWGGRIAPTHTAFDRFLPCNSHHIREPEQLLQNNNTNRSTSTAPAGGASVLSPTAAAVTRPASVGSAVAAEGGSAASSSGEAAPIASTTPVGPPQTVLPTSTPTAGGDSNNLRSQLRSFLNDSLFVGVPINEQTIPGAIGRALDWFAESLVYLPQYERPEYNSRDSVCNILRVSLRLIIELCNGAPGGADGAQFEQSLKQICDQFRKRLYSVLFLCLGSANAELYWRQLMRLLCTPMRSNFRNEALQFLCIYIDPTIPAQTDTADAQQFLVLRSVQAAPPTAADEQQPQEQSLDTDVEMAEVAASSSSSSPAADLPAVIVGSEPWHMSFPNDWLPVITRDLQTQAEQSSRPQPPFSDAYISGMSAKRRKIIQSEKPTASVECLIANGVQRAIQSVGLGGTSGSASSSSISMDTVIGSIAHDSTVQAAYTDAVRNSLKERIKQDVDFKSSKYPQIAKFAEQK; encoded by the exons ATGCTCATAAACCTTAAGGTGAAGACCTTAGATGCGCGCACCCACGAATTCAGCATCGACAATGAG CTCACCATCCGCCAGTTCAAGGACCAAATAGCCGAGAAGACGAACATTGCGGCGGAGAACCAGCGTATCATCTACCAGGGTCGCGTTCTGGCCGATGATAAGCAGGTGAAGGAGTACG ATGTGGATGGCAAGGTGCTTCATGTGGCCGAACGACCTCCGTTCTCTCAGCGCGGAGCTAATGCCCGGAACAATGATGAACCCATGCGCACCTTCCGCAATGTGGCACGTCCTCCGCCGCCAGGAATGCGCACTTCTCCGTATTTCCGCGCCCTCGACGGCATGCTGGTGGGCACCATGGCCATACCCGTGAACAATGGTCCAGTAGCAGGG CAGACTCGTCCTCCACCGAATCGTTATCCCAACTCCTCGTCCTTCTGCATTAACCGCATCACTGTGGCCCTGCACATGATCGATTGCGCCGACAATATAGCAGCCTATCTGGAAAATCCAGCTGTTGGTCTGAACAATCAATCACTGGACATTCTGCAGCGTGGTCGCTGGTCAATGGAGTCCACTGTCGTGGAAGTGGGTGTTTCTTCGACGGATCTGCCGCGCAACAATAACATCATTGATATGGTCCAAGATGCTGTGACCGCTGCTCTTTCGCGTACTGGCGCCCGCAACTATACGGTGGTGCAGCTGCCCACGGTTTATACCAATGAGAATGGCGAGACCAGCCAGCAGAGGGCCGGCGAAGCTGGAACCAGCGAAGGAGCAGCCAGCGGAGCTGCAAGCAATGCTAGTGGTGAAACCACAGCGGCCACTGTGATTATCGAGGATGTTATCGAAACGGACGACGAAGCTGCTGATGGAGCATCAGATCGTTCGGTCACGCCAACACCAGAGCCGGAGGCGGAGGGAGCAGTTGgtggccagccagccactgCAGCAGAGACTCCCACATCCTCGGCTGGATCAGCCAATGACGCGGCTGCAGAAGGAGGCAACAACTCGGGACCCAGGCGCCGCACTCGTCCTCAGGTGTTGGCCCAAGTGATTCAGCACTATCGTGGCGTACAGACTCGCTTGGCGCCTTTTGTGGATCGGTACTACGAGATTCTCCAGAATGATCCCACTTTCGAGGAGAGT gACACCGCTGGACGCGAGAACGCGCAGCGAATCTTTGATCGCGTTTCGGAGGCCTTCCACTACCTTTCGCACGCCCAGCACGCTATATCCGATTTAATGCTTGATCTGTCGCAGCCAGGACCACGTGTGCTCACCTGCCGACCCATTCTCGTCGAGCAGAGCGGCTACATACGCTCCAATAACATTTTCACGCCCAACTTTTTGGCACCGGCTTCGGGTCTCCTTAACGAGCCTTTCCGTAACAGAGCACCTGGTACTGCCTCTGCAGCTGGCACGCAAACGCCCACCACCGCAGGCACTCCAACTGCTGTGGCACCGCCGCAGGCTGCCAATTTGCAGGCGGCCACTGATGCCAGCCGCAGTGCAGCGGCCATGGCGGAGATTGCCAGTCGAGCTGCTGGAGCCGCTGCGGAAATGGCTGCTGGAGCTGCGagtgccgctgccgccgctgctcgCGATTTATCCAGTGATCAAGTAGAGGATCCCGTCGACGAGCCTATGGTGGCTCCAAATGCAGCAGGTGCCGCAACATcagcacaacagcagcagcgtctCGAAATGG ATCACGACCAAGATCAAAATCAAAGCGAAACTCCCGAACGAGAAAACCGACCAGAGCCTAGGCTGCGTGTCTATGTGCCAGTGACCCTGCCACCGCGCA ATacccaaatggaaatggctcGAATTATCCAGGCAATGGTCAATGGTCAACGGCCAAACGATGTTCATGTGGAATTCAATGCCCCCAACGTCATGTCCATTAACTTGCCCGTGCATGTGATGACGACAGTGCGACAGGCTCCGGCACCTGGATCAAGCGAAACAGCAGAACCTTCTGCGTCTGAATTCTCCCCTGAAAGTGCGCCGGCAACGGGCAATGCGGAGTCTCCAAATGCAGCATCAACATCAAGTGGAACACGCAGTGGAGATCAGAGGGCCAATACCTTGCCCACCACATCCACCCAAACGCGCTCGACATCTAGGCCACAGATTCAGATTGGCGGAAACAACAACTGGGGCGGACGCATTGCTCCAACACACACGGCATTCGACCGCTTCCTGCCTTGCAATAGTCATCACATTCGGGAACCCGAGCAGCTGCTCCAAAACAATAATACCAACCGCAGCACGTCCACAGCACCAGCAGGAGGGGCCAGCGTTCTGTCGCCTACAGCCGCTGCCGTAACTCGTCCTG CTTCGGTAGGCAGCGCTGTCGCCGCCGAGGGAGGTTCGGCCGCCTCATCGTCAGGAGAAGCTGCCCCAATTGCTTCTACCACACCAGTTGGTCCACCGCAAACTGTTTTGCCGACATCCACACCCACTGCCGGCGGAGATTCAAACAACCTGCGTTCGCAGCTGCGCAGCTTCCTCAACGACAGCCTATTTGTCGGCGTGCCCATCAACGAGCAGACCATCCCAGGGGCCATTGGTCGCGCACTAGACTGGTTCGCGGAGAGCCTGGTCTACCTGCCGCAGTACGAGCGGCCGGAGTACAACTCCCGCGACTCGGTGTGCAACATCCTGCGAGTCAGCCTCCGTTTGATCATCGAGCTTTGTAATGGAGCTCCGGGCGGCGCTGATGGTGCTCAGTTCGAGCAAAGTCTCAAACAGATCTGTGACCAGTTCCGCAAGCGCCTCTACAGCGTTCTCTTCTTGTGTCTTGGAAGCGCGAATGCGGAGCTCTACTGGCGCCAGCTAATGCGCCTGCTTTGCACACCGATGCGATCCA ACTTCCGCAACGAAGCCCTGCAGTTCTTGTGCATCTACATAGACCCCACGATTCCTGCCCAGACTGACACAGCAGATGCCCAACAGTTCCTGGTCCTGCGCAGCGTTCAAGCAGCTCCTCCAACAGCTGCCGACGAA cagcagccgcaagaGCAATCCCTGGACACGGATGTTGAGATGGCTGAAGtggccgccagcagcagcagcagttcccCGGCAGCCGACCTACCCGCAGTGATTGTGGGCTCAGAGCCCTGGCACATGAGTTTCCCCAATGATTGGTTGCCAGTGATAACGCGCGACCTACAGACCCAGGCAGAG CAGAGTAGTCGTCCCCAGCCGCCGTTCTCGGATGCCTACATCTCGGGCATGTCCGCCAAGCGGCGCAAGATAATTCAGTCGGAAAAGCCGACGGCCAGCGTGGAGTGTCTCATAGCGAACGGAGTGCAGAGGGCTATCCAAAGCGTCGGTTTGGGTGGAACCAGTGGTAGCGCCTCAAGTTCGTCGATCAGTATGGATACCGTAATCGGTTCCATTGCTCACGACTCCACCGTTCAGGCTGCCTACACGGATGCGGTGCGGAATAGTTTAAAAGAGCGTATCAAGCAGGATGTGGATTTTAAGTCCAGCAAGTATCCACAGATCGCCAAGTTCGCCGAGCAAAAGTAA
- the LOC122616579 gene encoding large proline-rich protein BAG6 isoform X7, whose product MLINLKVKTLDARTHEFSIDNELTIRQFKDQIAEKTNIAAENQRIIYQGRVLADDKQVKEYDVDGKVLHVAERPPFSQRGANARNNDEPMRTFRNVARPPPPGMRTSPYFRALDGMLVGTMAIPVNNGPVAGQTRPPPNRYPNSSSFCINRITVALHMIDCADNIAAYLENPAVGLNNQSLDILQRGRWSMESTVVEVGVSSTDLPRNNNIIDMVQDAVTAALSRTGARNYTVVQLPTVYTNENGETSQQRAGEAGTSEGAASGAASNASGETTAATVIIEDVIETDDEAADGASDRSVTPTPEPEAEGAVGGQPATAAETPTSSAGSANDAAAEGGNNSGPRRRTRPQVLAQVIQHYRGVQTRLAPFVDRYYEILQNDPTFEESDTAGRENAQRIFDRVSEAFHYLSHAQHAISDLMLDLSQPGPRVLTCRPILVEQSGYIRSNNIFTPNFLAPASGLLNEPFRNRAPGTASAAGTQTPTTAGTPTAVAPPQAANLQAATDASRSAAAMAEIASRAAGAAAEMAAGAASAAAAAARDLSSDQVEDPVDEPMVAPNAAGAATSAQQQQRLEMDTQMEMARIIQAMVNGQRPNDVHVEFNAPNVMSINLPVHVMTTVRQAPAPGSSETAEPSASEFSPESAPATGNAESPNAASTSSGTRSGDQRANTLPTTSTQTRSTSRPQIQIGGNNNWGGRIAPTHTAFDRFLPCNSHHIREPEQLLQNNNTNRSTSTAPAGGASVLSPTAAAVTRPVTTGRIQRGSNTFRPMWSSRRQRPASEQLNSLRPAAWAQAQTQTTHAQAAHVGAGSTNGAGVGAGAGAGRVRPTGGSPINRDRLAARTAHVGGGSTNGGLPSGRRGRLQAATSRLSRQFPTLLANFLLNNLRNNAPTASVGSAVAAEGGSAASSSGEAAPIASTTPVGPPQTVLPTSTPTAGGDSNNLRSQLRSFLNDSLFVGVPINEQTIPGAIGRALDWFAESLVYLPQYERPEYNSRDSVCNILRVSLRLIIELCNGAPGGADGAQFEQSLKQICDQFRKRLYSVLFLCLGSANAELYWRQLMRLLCTPMRSNFRNEALQFLCIYIDPTIPAQTDTADAQQFLVLRSVQAAPPTAADEPFVAPPPFALNPQQQQPQEQSLDTDVEMAEVAASSSSSSPAADLPAVIVGSEPWHMSFPNDWLPVITRDLQTQAEQSSRPQPPFSDAYISGMSAKRRKIIQSEKPTASVECLIANGVQRAIQSVGLGGTSGSASSSSISMDTVIGSIAHDSTVQAAYTDAVRNSLKERIKQDVDFKSSKYPQIAKFAEQK is encoded by the exons ATGCTCATAAACCTTAAGGTGAAGACCTTAGATGCGCGCACCCACGAATTCAGCATCGACAATGAG CTCACCATCCGCCAGTTCAAGGACCAAATAGCCGAGAAGACGAACATTGCGGCGGAGAACCAGCGTATCATCTACCAGGGTCGCGTTCTGGCCGATGATAAGCAGGTGAAGGAGTACG ATGTGGATGGCAAGGTGCTTCATGTGGCCGAACGACCTCCGTTCTCTCAGCGCGGAGCTAATGCCCGGAACAATGATGAACCCATGCGCACCTTCCGCAATGTGGCACGTCCTCCGCCGCCAGGAATGCGCACTTCTCCGTATTTCCGCGCCCTCGACGGCATGCTGGTGGGCACCATGGCCATACCCGTGAACAATGGTCCAGTAGCAGGG CAGACTCGTCCTCCACCGAATCGTTATCCCAACTCCTCGTCCTTCTGCATTAACCGCATCACTGTGGCCCTGCACATGATCGATTGCGCCGACAATATAGCAGCCTATCTGGAAAATCCAGCTGTTGGTCTGAACAATCAATCACTGGACATTCTGCAGCGTGGTCGCTGGTCAATGGAGTCCACTGTCGTGGAAGTGGGTGTTTCTTCGACGGATCTGCCGCGCAACAATAACATCATTGATATGGTCCAAGATGCTGTGACCGCTGCTCTTTCGCGTACTGGCGCCCGCAACTATACGGTGGTGCAGCTGCCCACGGTTTATACCAATGAGAATGGCGAGACCAGCCAGCAGAGGGCCGGCGAAGCTGGAACCAGCGAAGGAGCAGCCAGCGGAGCTGCAAGCAATGCTAGTGGTGAAACCACAGCGGCCACTGTGATTATCGAGGATGTTATCGAAACGGACGACGAAGCTGCTGATGGAGCATCAGATCGTTCGGTCACGCCAACACCAGAGCCGGAGGCGGAGGGAGCAGTTGgtggccagccagccactgCAGCAGAGACTCCCACATCCTCGGCTGGATCAGCCAATGACGCGGCTGCAGAAGGAGGCAACAACTCGGGACCCAGGCGCCGCACTCGTCCTCAGGTGTTGGCCCAAGTGATTCAGCACTATCGTGGCGTACAGACTCGCTTGGCGCCTTTTGTGGATCGGTACTACGAGATTCTCCAGAATGATCCCACTTTCGAGGAGAGT gACACCGCTGGACGCGAGAACGCGCAGCGAATCTTTGATCGCGTTTCGGAGGCCTTCCACTACCTTTCGCACGCCCAGCACGCTATATCCGATTTAATGCTTGATCTGTCGCAGCCAGGACCACGTGTGCTCACCTGCCGACCCATTCTCGTCGAGCAGAGCGGCTACATACGCTCCAATAACATTTTCACGCCCAACTTTTTGGCACCGGCTTCGGGTCTCCTTAACGAGCCTTTCCGTAACAGAGCACCTGGTACTGCCTCTGCAGCTGGCACGCAAACGCCCACCACCGCAGGCACTCCAACTGCTGTGGCACCGCCGCAGGCTGCCAATTTGCAGGCGGCCACTGATGCCAGCCGCAGTGCAGCGGCCATGGCGGAGATTGCCAGTCGAGCTGCTGGAGCCGCTGCGGAAATGGCTGCTGGAGCTGCGagtgccgctgccgccgctgctcgCGATTTATCCAGTGATCAAGTAGAGGATCCCGTCGACGAGCCTATGGTGGCTCCAAATGCAGCAGGTGCCGCAACATcagcacaacagcagcagcgtctCGAAATGG ATacccaaatggaaatggctcGAATTATCCAGGCAATGGTCAATGGTCAACGGCCAAACGATGTTCATGTGGAATTCAATGCCCCCAACGTCATGTCCATTAACTTGCCCGTGCATGTGATGACGACAGTGCGACAGGCTCCGGCACCTGGATCAAGCGAAACAGCAGAACCTTCTGCGTCTGAATTCTCCCCTGAAAGTGCGCCGGCAACGGGCAATGCGGAGTCTCCAAATGCAGCATCAACATCAAGTGGAACACGCAGTGGAGATCAGAGGGCCAATACCTTGCCCACCACATCCACCCAAACGCGCTCGACATCTAGGCCACAGATTCAGATTGGCGGAAACAACAACTGGGGCGGACGCATTGCTCCAACACACACGGCATTCGACCGCTTCCTGCCTTGCAATAGTCATCACATTCGGGAACCCGAGCAGCTGCTCCAAAACAATAATACCAACCGCAGCACGTCCACAGCACCAGCAGGAGGGGCCAGCGTTCTGTCGCCTACAGCCGCTGCCGTAACTCGTCCTG TCACCACTGGTCGCATCCAGCGCGGCAGCAACACGTTCCGCCCAATGTGGTCGTCGCGTCGCCAGCGACCAGCCAGCGAGCAACTAAACAGCCTGCGACCGGCAGCCTGGGCGCAGGCGCAGACCCAAACCACTCATGCTCAAGCTGCCCACGTTGGTGCTGGCAGCACCAATGGGGCCGGAGTCGGAGCCGGGGCCGGAGCCGGGAGAGTGCGGCCCACGGGAGGATCGCCCATCAATCGCGATCGGCTGGCGGCTCGAACGGCCCACGTTGGCGGTGGCAGCACCAACGGAGGCTTGCCCTCTGGCCGGCGGGGGCGACTACAGGCCGCCACCAGCCGCCTGTCACGACAATTTCCCACCCTACTCGCTAATTTTTTGCTTAATAATCTGAGAAATAATGCGCCAACAGCTTCGGTAGGCAGCGCTGTCGCCGCCGAGGGAGGTTCGGCCGCCTCATCGTCAGGAGAAGCTGCCCCAATTGCTTCTACCACACCAGTTGGTCCACCGCAAACTGTTTTGCCGACATCCACACCCACTGCCGGCGGAGATTCAAACAACCTGCGTTCGCAGCTGCGCAGCTTCCTCAACGACAGCCTATTTGTCGGCGTGCCCATCAACGAGCAGACCATCCCAGGGGCCATTGGTCGCGCACTAGACTGGTTCGCGGAGAGCCTGGTCTACCTGCCGCAGTACGAGCGGCCGGAGTACAACTCCCGCGACTCGGTGTGCAACATCCTGCGAGTCAGCCTCCGTTTGATCATCGAGCTTTGTAATGGAGCTCCGGGCGGCGCTGATGGTGCTCAGTTCGAGCAAAGTCTCAAACAGATCTGTGACCAGTTCCGCAAGCGCCTCTACAGCGTTCTCTTCTTGTGTCTTGGAAGCGCGAATGCGGAGCTCTACTGGCGCCAGCTAATGCGCCTGCTTTGCACACCGATGCGATCCA ACTTCCGCAACGAAGCCCTGCAGTTCTTGTGCATCTACATAGACCCCACGATTCCTGCCCAGACTGACACAGCAGATGCCCAACAGTTCCTGGTCCTGCGCAGCGTTCAAGCAGCTCCTCCAACAGCTGCCGACGAA CCATTCGTGGCGCCGCCGCCTTTTGCCCTCAacccacagcagcagcagccgcaagaGCAATCCCTGGACACGGATGTTGAGATGGCTGAAGtggccgccagcagcagcagcagttcccCGGCAGCCGACCTACCCGCAGTGATTGTGGGCTCAGAGCCCTGGCACATGAGTTTCCCCAATGATTGGTTGCCAGTGATAACGCGCGACCTACAGACCCAGGCAGAG CAGAGTAGTCGTCCCCAGCCGCCGTTCTCGGATGCCTACATCTCGGGCATGTCCGCCAAGCGGCGCAAGATAATTCAGTCGGAAAAGCCGACGGCCAGCGTGGAGTGTCTCATAGCGAACGGAGTGCAGAGGGCTATCCAAAGCGTCGGTTTGGGTGGAACCAGTGGTAGCGCCTCAAGTTCGTCGATCAGTATGGATACCGTAATCGGTTCCATTGCTCACGACTCCACCGTTCAGGCTGCCTACACGGATGCGGTGCGGAATAGTTTAAAAGAGCGTATCAAGCAGGATGTGGATTTTAAGTCCAGCAAGTATCCACAGATCGCCAAGTTCGCCGAGCAAAAGTAA